GTCCCAGGCACTTACTGTCAGTAATTCTTAAGTCTTACCTCACTGATGGGGAAGTGTAGTAGAAGACGTGGAAGGATAGGAGGCTCAAATTGGTGATGCTGGAGTTAAGCACATGCTGACATGCCTTGACGAGCTGATGGTAGAGGCACAACAGAGCTCTCTACCTGATATGAAGAAACAGGAAATGCACACTGTTCTGCAGAAGTTACATTTTTCACATCGACTCAAGTGTGAAACTGACAAGCCCAGAGATGCCTTGAGGTTTGTTACCTTTCCCTCATTTGAAATGGTTCAGGGGATAATCTGATTCAATTTGCAGTGCATTTATGGACAGTCTTTATTTTGTAttaattcatttttatttttttattttaagggAAAACATATTGAGACCTAGGTCTCTTTTACAAATGTGCCCTGTAACAAAGTAAATATACACATTATACCCAAACATATACagattaaaatacaaaaatactgtCATGGGAAGCACAATTAAAACATCACAAATCACCCAGAAACCCTGTTACATTCCTCCAGAAAAAAGTCCccaatcaatacattacatttccgaaatggcaccagaacatcaagatGAAATGTAGTTTGTGCTCTAAGAATGTGGAACTCAGAGAGCTACATTCAGCAGACATTTATCCACACAATAGTAGATCATGAATTACATCCCAAAATCCACCCAATTCACAGTCCATATCATACTTTGGAAAATATCAAAGTTTCTTAAGGTCCTCTCTCTCATATGATAGTTGAAGTGGGTTAGACATGGAATTATTAACAGAAGTGTCTGAGGCGCTGAGTCATATTTAAGTGGAATGGTTGTGTCTCAGATTTTTCCCTCTATGGTAGACGCTAGATGTCTGGAGTCTGATCATGAAGAACATGTGGTGCTTGGGAGAGTTACACTGTAAACTACATACCTCCTGTAACCAGCATCATTGCTGTGCAGTGCAAACTACAGACCTCCTGTAACCAGGCTCATTGCTGTGCAGTGTACACTACAGACCTCCTGTAACCAGCATCATTGCTGTGCAGTGCAAACTACAGACCTCCTGCAACCAGGCTCATTACTGTGCAGTGCAAACTACAGACCTCCTGCAACCAGGCTCATTACTGTGCAGTGTACACTACAGACCTCCTGTAACCAGGCTCATTACTGTGCAGTGCAAACTACAGACCTCCTGCAACCAGGCTCATTACTGTGCAGTGTACACTACAGACCTCCTGTAACCAGGCTCATTACTGTGCAGTGCAAACTACAGACCTCCTGTAACCAGGCTCATTACTGTGCAGTGCAAACTACAGACCTCCTGTAACCAGGCTCATTGCTGCTCAGTGCAAACAACAGACCTCCTGTGGAAATGTGGCAGCAAGTATTGAAACCTGTCTCCATGGAAACCACCACATCCTGTTCTCGTCTTGTGAGTCATTTGTGAACCAGCTCCTTTGAGTACTCAGATGTTGCTCTGGACTCTAACCCCCTTCACAGAGGTAGTTGTCTCAGGGATAATGGATTAATCACAACCACTAGTTTAGTTGCAGGCTGAAATACTTTTCTTGGTATAGGCTTACTTCATCACACTACATCACACAATGCATGACACGTAAAGCAAAATATTCTTGTCTGCATGGAGTTTGAGCACTATATTCGCTAAATTGTCAGACTGATAATAAACATGACATTTGATCCATTAAAAACAACAAATTATATTTCCCCCACAGAATCTAAACTGTTCAAAATGTTATTTTGCAAAGACAGCATAGGAATTTGATACTCCAGAATTTTAACACACAACATAAAGTTGAGTAGCCACACAAAGCCAGCTACAAAAGAGGACATTTATCCCACAGTGACCTTCAAACTGTCCGTTTTCCCAGCAAAGGATTTTAGGTGGTGGGTGGTCAAGAGAGAGGAAATACAGGAGTGAAATGTGTGCTAGTAAGCCTTTCAGTAATCCTTATCCATTAACTCATGTAGATGCTATATCAGTAGGTAACATATCCCCAAAAAACAAGTTCCCACCAAATCCACTTAATCTTCCTTGAACTGTTATCCCTCTACTTCTAGCCTTTCATCTAACTCCATCTAATCTACAAAATCCGCATAGTTCACGTTCATCCCCTCATCCACCCACTGGTTGCCAGTGTGTCCGGATGCCAGACACAGCCCCTCTGACCCCTCTTCCCTCCACGCTGTGTGATGAGAACAGCCCCCAACCAGAAGCACAGTAGCTGCAGCCTATCTGGACAGGAAGCCCGGAGCAGAAAATGACTTTATGGGCCCGCCAAAGCAATGAAAACCCCTACTCCATGGTTTAAATGttccacccccccctcccccctctagaCTGTGCCACTGGCACTCTGCTGATGGAACAAAGGATCTTTCATGATTGTACATAAGACTAATTACTGGATCTTGAATTGTCCTGATTCTCATTTATGATAATTTCAGATTATGTGGAATTATCAAAAGATATTATGATATGCTGTATATTCACATAATGGTTTCTAAAATCCCACTTGAGATCTGTCTATCAGACTGTGCATTGCTCTGCCGGTTTCAGTGTGTGAATCATTTCATTCAAGCCAGGAAGACAGGCAGAGGTGAAAAAGGTAGAAAGAGAAGTTAGCGCAAACAAAGAATAAGGGATTTATTGTGGAGAAGACATTTCCATGTGTAAAATCTTTATTGCATGCACCTTACTACATGAACTAGATGGTTGAGTGAAATAAATGCTGAGAGAGGTCCCTTTCCAATGCCACAACATGCACCGGAGAGGGTGACCTCAGATTGAGCCCTAATACCCTCCGCagcgtgacagaggcaccactaCATTTATACCAGCGAGATCTGCAGTTTACGCCACTGCCTCCCGACACCCCCACAGTTAAAATCTACACCCAGAAGATCTAACAGTATCGTCAGACTTCCTTCACATTTAGTGACCTGATGCTTAATACGAGCAGCTGGCGTGGCGGAAAAATTCtgatttctttctctttcttttgcAACAGTAACAGCTATAGTTGGTTCAAAGATAATCCTTCTCTTTGCCGAAATCATTCTATTACCCTATAGTCTGTAACTGGAATGCAAAACAGGAGAAAAGACATAATAAATGAAAACCCACACCCACACATTTTTTTTGGCAGCACAAAAATCAAGGGAATATGGCAATACTGGTGGCTACATACTATTGTTGAGAGTATTGCACTAAGTACAAACTTCCCATCAGAATGTTCTTGACCACAatttaaaacaataacaaaatggtAAGACTTTTCCATCAACCAAAAAATGGCAGTTATTTAAATGCGTTTCATCCCCAGTAAAAAGGTGGACTATGAATTGCAACAGTTTTTTCTCTAAGTATTTTAGAAGAAAGTGTGAGGGGTAGACATGATAAAAAACAAAGTTCATCTTGGAATGTGTGCTTGGGATCGTCGCTGGGAAGATTCCAAGCGGAATGATGAAGCCGAATTCTCAAATTTTGGCAGTGACTGGCCCTGTTCACTTGATTATCTCCCAATCAATGAATGGTCCTGAGCGGGGGCTGAGTCTCAGATGGCGACCTTGGACATCTGGTCCTCCAGTTTGGCAATTCGACGGTCCTGAAGGGTGACGAGGTCCCTGAGCGACTTGACCTCTCGCAGTAGCTCCTCCAGTTTCCCTTCATTTTGCTGCAATAAAGCATAGAAAGGGCAACCAGTTAAATAATGACAAGATATATTGTTTCACAAACCATTTGGTGGCTAAAATGACTTAACAGAAAATGATTCAGTACTGTTCTGATATCAATCGTTGAGAATCAAATCTATTCACTGTGTCCCTGCAGCTGATTTTCTTAGTTTATCTTAACACATCTTGTCTATTGCCTGTGTTAAAAGTACAGTTTTATTCACTATATTGTCTTAATATAGCTTGACAGTTGTTACTGAAAGTGTCCAGTCCTACTCACTATAGACGGATGTGGAGAGGCCTTGCTCTCAGCAGGCGAGGTGTTTGCTGCTTTCTTGGCTGGCTTGCCCTCCAAGACATTAGACTTCTTGACCACCTTGAGGTCGCGGTTCTTGCCGGGGACATAGCCGTTTTTCAGGGAGATCAGGATGGGCTCGCCATTCTTCCCATCAAACCAGTCCTCTGCCTCGATGGCACAATCTGGTCCTGCTGTGTCCGGGTACAGGTCATCCTGGAACAGGTCCGACTGAATgtgtgggatggagagagggaaagacaatgGTATCAGTTAGGATTGTACTCTAGTCAGTGGTGATAATCTATTCTTAATATTGCCCGATTTGAACAACAATTGCACTCTTTTCTACAGCATCAATGTCTTCAACGTAAAAAAATATTCAAAGAGTAAAAGAAAGACAAACCTTTCGGGGGACTGTCATAATGATTGGCTCACATTTTCTCTCATGTAGTTTATAAAACCTGCAAGTAAAATAGACAAAACATGATGAGGATGTACAGCCACAGAATCAAAGGCATTAGGACTGTTCTCTCAAATACTGCAACATGTCCTCCCTCTAATGGACAAAAGGAGAAGGTCTCAAAGCCATCACACTTTGAGTGCATGGTTGTTACCTGGCAATCTCGCACTTGTTGACATCCAGTCCTCGTTTGGGCATGTAGCCCATACCTCGCTGGGGCTCCTTGCTGGAGAAGGTGTTGAGGTAGTGCACGAATGGAGCCTCGTCCGTTATCTCAAAGTACCGGATGCTACTGTCACCCTGAACATAGGAGAGGTTACTGTTAAAACCTGTGAAATCCTCCCAGAAAGACCGAAGTCACACTAATCCTCTATCCAGATGGAGACAATATTGGGTTTGGGGGATAAGACAGGGACTTAGGAAATACAATACATATCTAACAAGTATATCATCCTCACCTTCCCACACAGGTACACTACGCTGGTGTCTGCGTCATAGAAGGGCAGCAACACTCCATTACTGGTGTCCAGCTCGTGGACTGATATTGGCTCCTCCATGCTTTTCTGTCAACACAAAACATACATTTCATGTGgttactttaactatacattcatgtatatactacctcaattgggccgaccaaccagtgctcccgcacattggctaaccgggctatctgcattgtgtcccggcacccaccacccgccaacccctcttttacgctacggctacactctgttcatcatatatgcatagtcactttaaccatatctacatacaTCAACCACcatgactaaccggtgtctgtatgtagcctcactacttttatagcctcgccactgtatatagcctgtctttttactgttgttttatttctttacttacctattgttcacctaacaccttttttgcactattggttagagcctgtaagtaagcatttcatttcacctgttgtatttggcgcacgtgacaaataaactttgatttgatttagataaGGATTTGTGCATCTATGAGTGCAtgaatgtctgtctgtatgtgtataATAAATAatcatttggtgggtgcttatatttgtcctattttacACGTGTGAAttgagaatgtgtttttttgcatattCCAACTCTCccattttttttgcatatcccaactctcccggagacaccctcggagagtggggtcacagccagggtctgCCATTTTTAAcggcgaccctggagcaattagggttaagtgccttgctcaagggcacatcgacagatttccatgtgtgtgtgtccgtgtgggtCTGGATGGGAGGTGACATACGGGGTTCCAGAGGGCTAGCTGCCGCTCGCTCATGCGGCTGAAGCCGGTGGTGAAGATGTTTCCGTCAGCCAGGAAGATGGCTCTCATGGGCCGTGCTCCATCGTGGGCCTTGTCCTTCTCCTGAAACACAACACATCTATCAGAGAGGATCGCATGTTTCAGCAccaatgacgtgtgtgtgtgtgtgttggtaggagtgtctgtgtgtgtgagagacaagccaacatacagtggcttgcgaaagtattcacccccttagcatttttcctattttgttgccttacaaagtggaattaaaatagattttgggggggatttgtgtcacttgatttacacaacatgccttccactttgaagatgcaaacaattttttattgtgaaacagacaagaaatgagagaagaaaaaaaaaggtcAATACTTTGTAAAACCATCCttcgcagcaattacagctgcaagtctctaggggtattggcacatctagccactgtgatttttgcccattcttcaaggtaaactgctccagctccttcaagttggatgggttccgctggtgtacagcaatctttaagtcagaccacagattctcaattggattgactaggccattccaagacatttaaatgtttctccttaaaaaaaaaaaaaaaacactcaagtgttgctttagcagtatgcttagggtcattgtactgctggaaggtgaacctccgtcccactCAAATGTCTgaaagacaaacaggtttccctccaTTTAGCGCtacccatcattccttcaattctgaccagtttcccagtccctgccgatgaaaaacatccccacagcacgatgctgccaccaccatgcttcactgtggggatgaagttctcggggtgatgagaggtgttgggtttgcaccagacatagcattttccttgatggccaaaaagctcaattttagtctcatctgaccagagtaccttcttccatatgttttgggagtctcccatatgccttttggcgaacaccaaacgtgtttgcttatttttttctttaagcaatggcttttttagccactcttccataaagcccagctctgtggagtgtacagcttaaagtggtcctatggacagatactccaatctccgctgcggAGATTTGCAgcttcttcagggttatcttcggtctctttgttgcctctctaatcaatgccctccttgcctggtccatgagttttggtgggcggccctctcttggcaggtttgttgtggtgccatatcctttacattttttaataatggatttaatggtgctctgtgggatgttcaaagttcctgatatttttttataacccaaccctgatctgtacttctccacaactttgtccctgacctgtttggagagctccttggtcttcatagtgccgtttgcttggtggtaccccttgcttagtgttgttgcaggctctggggcctttcagaacaggtgtatatatactgagatcatgtgacagatcatgtgacacttaaataaagttcacctgtgtgcaatctaactaattatgtgacttctgaaggtaattggggGGAAAAAATTGGGGAaagaaattctagatcacctatactccacacacaaagatgcgtacaaagctctccctccatttggtaaatccgaccacaactctatcctcctgattcctgcttacaagcaaaaattaaagcaggaagcaccagtgactcggtctataaaaaaatggtcagatgaagcagatgctaaactacaggactgttttgctatcacagactggaacatgttccgggattcttccgatgacattgaggaatacaccacatcagtcactggctttatcagtaagtgcattgaggacgtcgtccccacagtgactgtacgtacattccccaaccagaagccatggattacaggcaacattcgcactgagctaaagggtagagttgccgctttcaaggagcgggactctaatccggaagcttacaagaaatcccgctatgccctgcgacgaaccatcaaacaggcaaagcgtcaatacagggctaagattgaatcatactacaccggctccgacgcttgtcggatgtggcagggcttgcaaactattacagactacaaagggaagcacagccgcgagctgcccagtgacacgagcctaacagacgagctaaatcacttctatgctcgctttgaggcaagcaacactgaggcatgcatgctgttccggacgactgtgtgatcccgctctccgtagccgacgtgagtaagacctttaaacaggtcaacatacacaaggctgaggggccagacggattaccaggacgtgtgctccgggcatgtgctgaccaactggcaggtgtcttcactgacattttcaacatgtccctgattgagtctgtaataccaatatcaagcagaccaccatagtccctgtgcccaagaacacaaaggcaacctgcctaaatgactacagacccgtagcactcacgtccgtagccatgaagtgctctgaacagctggtcatggctcacatcaacaccattatcctagaaaccttagacccactccaatttgcataccgcccaaacagatccacagatgatgcaatctctattgcactccacactgccctttcccacctggacaaaaggaacacctatgtgagaatgctattcattgactacagctcagcgttcaacagcatagtaccctcaaagcgcatcactaagctaaggaacctgggactaaacacttccctctgcaactggatcctggacttcctgacgggccacccccaggtggtgagggtaggtagcaacacatctgccacgctgatcctcaacactggagct
The DNA window shown above is from Salmo salar chromosome ssa13, Ssal_v3.1, whole genome shotgun sequence and carries:
- the LOC106568201 gene encoding coronin-1C-A isoform X2, whose protein sequence is MADMFRRVVRASKFRHVFGQALKNDQCYDDIRVSRVTWDSSFCAVNPKFVAIIIEASGGGAFLVLPLLKTGRIDKAYPTVCGHTGPVLDIDWCPHNDHVIASGSEDCTVMVWQIPENGLVTPLAEPVVVLEGHSKRVGIVTWHPTARNVLMSAGCDNLIIIWNVGTGEAMIQLEDMHPDVIFSACWSRNGALICTACKDKNIRVIDPRKEKIVAEKDKAHDGARPMRAIFLADGNIFTTGFSRMSERQLALWNPKSMEEPISVHELDTSNGVLLPFYDADTSVVYLCGKGDSSIRYFEITDEAPFVHYLNTFSSKEPQRGMGYMPKRGLDVNKCEIARFYKLHERKCEPIIMTVPRKSDLFQDDLYPDTAGPDCAIEAEDWFDGKNGEPILISLKNGYVPGKNRDLKVVKKSNVLEGKPAKKAANTSPAESKASPHPSIQNEGKLEELLREVKSLRDLVTLQDRRIAKLEDQMSKVAI
- the LOC106568201 gene encoding coronin-1C-A isoform X3, translating into MFRRVVRASKFRHVFGQALKNDQCYDDIRVSRVTWDSSFCAVNPKFVAIIIEASGGGAFLVLPLLKTGRIDKAYPTVCGHTGPVLDIDWCPHNDHVIASGSEDCTVMVWQIPENGLVTPLAEPVVVLEGHSKRVGIVTWHPTARNVLMSAGCDNLIIIWNVGTGEAMIQLEDMHPDVIFSACWSRNGALICTACKDKNIRVIDPRKEKIVAEKDKAHDGARPMRAIFLADGNIFTTGFSRMSERQLALWNPKSMEEPISVHELDTSNGVLLPFYDADTSVVYLCGKGDSSIRYFEITDEAPFVHYLNTFSSKEPQRGMGYMPKRGLDVNKCEIARFYKLHERKCEPIIMTVPRKSDLFQDDLYPDTAGPDCAIEAEDWFDGKNGEPILISLKNGYVPGKNRDLKVVKKSNVLEGKPAKKAANTSPAESKASPHPSIQNEGKLEELLREVKSLRDLVTLQDRRIAKLEDQMSKVAI